From Oscillospiraceae bacterium CM, a single genomic window includes:
- a CDS encoding methionine adenosyltransferase — protein MTNRIFTSESVTEGHPDKVCDQISDAVLDNILAGDKMARVACETIVSTGMVLIMGEITTNTYVDIPGIARETIKNIGYIRPELGFDYNGCSVLTSIKEQSQDIAMGVNSAYDDAFDTGAGDQGMMFGFACDETPEYMPAPISYAHALSMRLAAVRKSGLLPFLRPDGKSQVTVEYDEKGRVASCPAIVVSSQHDPDVTVKDLRESIIETVIKPVIPKELITNETKFYVNPTGRFVIGGPVGDSGLTGRKIIVDTYGGYASHGGGAFSGKDPTKVDRSAAYMARYAAKNVVAAGLARACQIELAYAIGVARPVSIQVDTRGTGSIPDEKIEKILEAVFDFRPREIIDHLCLLNPIYNQIAAYGHFGRPELDLPWERLDMVDRIKQHV, from the coding sequence ATGACAAACAGGATTTTTACGTCGGAATCCGTTACAGAGGGGCACCCGGATAAAGTCTGTGACCAGATTTCCGACGCGGTACTTGATAATATTCTGGCCGGTGACAAAATGGCCCGCGTGGCCTGCGAAACAATTGTCTCAACCGGCATGGTTCTTATCATGGGTGAAATTACGACGAATACTTATGTCGACATCCCCGGTATCGCGAGGGAGACGATTAAAAATATCGGTTACATCCGCCCGGAGCTTGGTTTTGATTACAACGGCTGTTCTGTTCTCACATCCATCAAGGAACAAAGTCAGGACATTGCCATGGGTGTTAACAGCGCGTATGACGACGCTTTTGATACCGGGGCCGGCGATCAGGGCATGATGTTCGGCTTTGCGTGTGACGAGACGCCGGAATATATGCCAGCGCCGATTTCATATGCACACGCGCTGTCAATGCGCTTGGCTGCGGTGCGGAAATCAGGCCTGTTGCCCTTTCTTCGGCCTGACGGGAAAAGCCAAGTGACGGTAGAATACGATGAGAAGGGGCGCGTTGCGTCCTGCCCCGCGATTGTCGTCTCCTCCCAGCACGACCCGGACGTGACGGTCAAAGACTTGCGCGAGAGCATTATCGAAACAGTCATCAAACCGGTTATTCCGAAGGAACTTATCACAAATGAGACAAAATTTTATGTCAATCCAACGGGTCGGTTTGTCATTGGCGGCCCTGTTGGTGATTCCGGGTTGACGGGGCGGAAAATCATTGTTGACACCTACGGCGGCTACGCCAGCCACGGCGGCGGCGCTTTTTCCGGTAAGGACCCGACGAAGGTAGACCGCAGCGCCGCGTATATGGCGCGTTATGCCGCTAAAAATGTCGTCGCGGCGGGCTTGGCGAGGGCTTGTCAGATCGAGCTGGCATACGCCATCGGCGTGGCGCGGCCCGTCTCCATTCAGGTCGACACGCGTGGCACCGGGTCGATTCCCGATGAAAAGATTGAAAAAATTCTGGAGGCCGTATTTGATTTCAGACCGCGTGAAATCATCGACCATCTGTGCTTGTTAAACCCGATTTATAACCAAATCGCCGCTTACGGTCATTTCGGGCGGCCGGAGCTCGACCTGCCGTGGGAGCGGCTTGACATGGTTGACCGTATCAAGCAGCACGTCTAA
- a CDS encoding citrate synthase → MHADRALKTIDFLNKRAAQMQQSIVVDKSCYSELDVKRGLRNADGTGVMAGVTKVGNVRGYYVQDGERVPIDGQLIYRGIDVSDMIDGFMSEGRFGFEETAYLLIFGTLPDKLSLDCFNGILDEYRHLPSGFTEDMILSAPSKDIMNKLARSVLALYSYDQDPETDINNLHKELDQALHLIARCPVIVANAYAAKRHYFDKESLFIHHPKEGLSTAENFLYSVRHDNSFTQEEAQLLDLALVLHAEHGGGNNSAFACRVLSSSGTDIYSSMAAAVGALKGPRHGGANKKVMEMFSYIERDVPNWEDEADLLSYLRKILRREAGCGDGLIYGIGHAVYTLSDPRTVRLKELAKKLADQKGMLQEFELFEAVERLAPAAFAAERHVDKPMCANVDMYSGFVYKMLGIPHELYTPLFAVARMVGWCAHRIEEVYNGNRIIRPAYKAITPKSAFVPLEHR, encoded by the coding sequence ATGCACGCTGACAGAGCGCTAAAAACAATAGATTTTTTAAATAAACGCGCCGCCCAGATGCAGCAAAGCATTGTTGTCGATAAAAGCTGTTACTCAGAACTCGACGTGAAACGCGGCCTCCGCAATGCTGACGGTACCGGCGTGATGGCCGGCGTGACAAAGGTCGGCAATGTGCGCGGTTATTACGTGCAGGACGGGGAGCGCGTGCCGATTGACGGACAGCTCATTTACCGCGGCATCGACGTGTCTGATATGATTGACGGTTTTATGAGCGAAGGACGGTTTGGTTTCGAGGAGACGGCATATCTGCTTATCTTCGGTACACTGCCGGACAAATTGTCACTCGATTGCTTTAACGGTATCTTGGACGAATACAGGCACCTGCCGAGCGGCTTTACGGAAGATATGATTTTAAGCGCGCCCAGCAAGGACATTATGAACAAGCTTGCGCGCAGCGTTCTGGCGCTATACTCCTACGACCAGGATCCGGAAACAGATATCAACAACCTACATAAAGAGCTCGATCAGGCGCTTCATCTCATCGCGCGCTGTCCCGTCATTGTGGCAAACGCCTATGCCGCCAAACGCCACTATTTCGACAAGGAGAGCCTCTTTATCCACCACCCGAAGGAAGGCCTCTCGACGGCCGAAAACTTTCTCTATTCCGTCCGCCATGACAACAGCTTTACGCAGGAAGAAGCGCAGCTGCTCGATTTAGCCCTTGTTTTGCATGCCGAACACGGTGGTGGGAACAATTCGGCGTTTGCCTGCCGTGTCCTCTCCTCATCCGGCACCGATATTTACTCCTCAATGGCTGCCGCGGTCGGTGCCTTAAAAGGCCCCCGTCACGGCGGGGCAAACAAAAAGGTCATGGAGATGTTTTCCTATATTGAGCGCGATGTGCCCAACTGGGAGGATGAAGCGGACCTTTTAAGCTATCTGCGAAAAATATTACGGCGTGAGGCCGGCTGCGGCGACGGGCTCATTTACGGCATCGGCCACGCTGTCTATACGCTCAGCGACCCGCGCACCGTTCGGCTCAAAGAGCTGGCTAAAAAGCTGGCTGATCAAAAGGGCATGCTTCAGGAATTCGAGTTATTCGAAGCTGTCGAACGTCTTGCGCCGGCCGCATTTGCGGCAGAACGCCACGTTGATAAACCGATGTGTGCCAATGTTGACATGTACTCCGGATTTGTCTATAAAATGCTTGGCATCCCGCATGAGCTCTACACGCCGCTTTTTGCCGTGGCACGGATGGTGGGCTGGTGTGCGCACCGTATCGAAGAGGTGTACAACGGCAACAGAATTATCCGCCCGGCATATAAGGCCATCACCCCGAAATCGGCATTTGTGCCGCTTGAGCACCGCTAA
- a CDS encoding S-layer homology domain-containing protein — translation MKRLNTAHFRTVFAAILAVVTGCLLFAGIPALAAEVGTTNANARPIAENLSYTTYKGIAITGRFSASDPEGDAVLFEVTDLPKKGTIRFDSAGTFVYTPGENKKGQDVFSYLAVDDAGNLSQKATVTIDIDKQSTKLTYADMADNPAHYAALVLAEKGLLVGEKIGDQYFFRPQAAVTRGEFLTMCLGMTDVETLRDITRTGFSDDAAMPDWVKPYVSTALLSGYVTGYKNEEGRLVFGADKAITAAEAAVILNNILDISDVASVAAVSSDSCPVWAYQAEVNLAACNIIEAPGAGSYNTAVSRAEAADMFVSAMALQDARGGTSLLSWALK, via the coding sequence ATGAAACGTCTTAACACCGCCCATTTCCGCACTGTCTTCGCCGCTATTCTCGCCGTTGTCACCGGCTGTCTCCTTTTTGCGGGCATTCCGGCACTGGCGGCAGAGGTCGGCACTACAAACGCAAATGCCCGCCCAATTGCGGAGAATCTCAGCTATACGACGTATAAAGGCATCGCGATCACCGGCCGGTTTTCAGCGTCCGACCCGGAGGGCGACGCTGTGCTATTCGAAGTAACCGACCTGCCGAAAAAAGGCACGATCCGATTTGACAGTGCCGGCACATTCGTCTACACGCCCGGAGAGAACAAAAAGGGGCAGGACGTTTTTTCCTATCTCGCGGTTGATGATGCCGGTAATCTTTCTCAAAAGGCAACCGTGACGATTGACATCGACAAGCAGTCAACAAAACTGACGTATGCCGACATGGCTGACAATCCCGCCCATTATGCCGCCCTCGTACTGGCTGAAAAAGGCCTGCTCGTCGGCGAAAAAATCGGCGATCAGTATTTCTTCCGGCCGCAGGCCGCTGTCACGCGCGGTGAATTCCTCACCATGTGCCTTGGCATGACGGATGTCGAAACGCTGCGCGATATCACGCGCACTGGCTTTTCCGATGACGCGGCCATGCCGGATTGGGTCAAGCCGTATGTGTCCACGGCGCTTTTGTCCGGCTATGTTACCGGCTATAAAAATGAAGAGGGCCGCCTTGTTTTTGGTGCCGACAAGGCGATAACAGCGGCTGAAGCCGCCGTCATTCTCAATAATATTTTAGACATTTCCGATGTTGCCAGCGTCGCCGCCGTCTCGTCGGACAGCTGCCCTGTGTGGGCGTATCAGGCGGAGGTCAACCTCGCCGCTTGCAACATCATCGAAGCGCCGGGCGCGGGCTCTTATAATACAGCAGTATCTCGCGCCGAGGCTGCCGACATGTTCGTCTCTGCCATGGCGCTCCAGGATGCCCGCGGCGGCACCTCCCTTCTCAGCTGGGCGCTGAAATAA
- a CDS encoding glutamate-5-semialdehyde dehydrogenase, with the protein MTAIEKQGAAAKEASLVLMTCPTAEKNKALFAIAQALIDNKQEILAANAEDMTRARENGMSASLLDRLALTEARIDAMADGVRQVARLDDPIGQVEKMAVRPNGLVIGRKKVPLGVIAIIYEARPNVTVDAAVLCLKAGSAVILRGGKEAFSANNALTNIMRRAIREAGLPEDAVSLVQDTSRESADDVMRLVGYVDVLIPRGGAGLIRRVVENARVPVIETGVGNCHIYVESSADLDMAAEIIFNAKCSRPSVCNAAETLLVDRAVAAAFLPKAKALLDGKNTELRGCMETAAILGNAVIPATEADYETEFGDYILAVKVVDGLEEAIAHINKYGSKHSEAVVTNSYTVSQRFLDAVDAAAVYVNASTRFTDGGEFGLGAEIGISTQKMHARGPMGLEQLTTTKYIVYGSGQVR; encoded by the coding sequence ATGACGGCGATTGAAAAACAAGGGGCTGCGGCCAAAGAGGCATCGCTTGTTCTGATGACGTGCCCCACCGCAGAAAAAAACAAAGCGCTCTTCGCCATCGCGCAGGCGCTGATCGACAATAAGCAGGAAATCCTTGCCGCCAACGCCGAGGATATGACCCGGGCACGTGAAAACGGCATGAGTGCGTCACTCCTGGACCGGCTGGCCTTAACGGAGGCACGCATCGACGCGATGGCCGACGGCGTCCGTCAAGTCGCGCGGCTCGACGACCCGATTGGGCAGGTTGAAAAAATGGCTGTCCGGCCCAACGGGCTTGTCATCGGGCGGAAAAAGGTGCCGCTCGGCGTGATCGCCATTATCTACGAGGCGCGCCCGAATGTGACGGTTGACGCAGCCGTTCTCTGCTTGAAGGCGGGCAGCGCCGTTATTTTACGCGGGGGCAAAGAAGCTTTTTCGGCCAACAATGCGTTGACGAATATCATGCGCCGCGCCATCCGAGAAGCCGGTCTACCAGAGGACGCCGTGAGCCTCGTGCAGGACACGTCCCGCGAGAGCGCCGACGACGTGATGCGCCTTGTCGGCTATGTCGACGTGCTGATCCCGCGCGGCGGGGCGGGCCTCATCCGCCGCGTCGTTGAAAACGCGCGCGTCCCTGTTATCGAGACAGGCGTCGGTAACTGCCACATTTATGTAGAGTCGTCCGCCGACCTCGATATGGCTGCCGAGATCATTTTTAACGCCAAGTGCTCGCGCCCATCCGTCTGCAACGCGGCTGAAACGCTGCTCGTCGACCGCGCCGTCGCCGCTGCCTTTCTCCCAAAAGCCAAGGCGCTGTTAGACGGGAAAAACACAGAGCTGCGCGGCTGCATGGAGACAGCGGCTATCCTCGGCAATGCCGTTATACCGGCGACAGAGGCGGACTATGAGACGGAGTTCGGCGATTATATCCTTGCCGTCAAGGTTGTTGACGGCCTTGAGGAGGCCATCGCGCATATCAATAAGTACGGCTCAAAGCACTCCGAGGCCGTCGTGACGAACAGCTATACCGTCTCGCAGCGCTTTCTCGACGCCGTGGACGCTGCGGCCGTTTACGTCAACGCCTCAACCCGCTTTACGGACGGCGGCGAGTTCGGCCTTGGCGCTGAAATCGGCATCTCGACGCAGAAGATGCACGCGCGCGGCCCGATGGGCCTCGAGCAGCTGACAACAACGAAATACATCGTATACGGCAGCGGCCAAGTGCGATAA
- the proB gene encoding glutamate 5-kinase produces MKKKKRVVIKVGTSTLSHGGKGLNFRNIDGLARVLTDIKNAGHEVILVSSGAIGAGCGKLNMKGRPVDVRLKQAVAAVGQCELMHVYDKFFSEYGAPVGQILLTRDDVDRPNVRLNLLGTFEALLELGVIPVVNENDSVCIEEIESEHKVFGDNDTLSAVVATLVDADLLVILSDIDGLFDKDPRKNKDASLIPVVDAVDGDLLAEIGGAGTAFGTGGMQTKLAAAKIATENGIDMVITNGANPRNLYDILEGKGVGTLFRKKGKKA; encoded by the coding sequence TTGAAAAAGAAAAAGCGCGTCGTCATCAAGGTCGGCACGTCGACGCTCTCGCACGGCGGGAAGGGTCTCAATTTCCGCAATATAGACGGCTTGGCCCGCGTGCTGACGGATATTAAAAATGCCGGTCACGAGGTTATTCTCGTCTCGTCAGGCGCGATTGGCGCCGGCTGCGGGAAGCTGAATATGAAGGGCCGCCCGGTCGACGTCCGTTTAAAGCAGGCAGTCGCCGCCGTGGGGCAGTGTGAGCTGATGCACGTTTATGACAAGTTTTTCAGTGAATACGGCGCGCCAGTCGGGCAAATATTGCTCACGCGTGACGATGTCGACAGGCCAAACGTCCGCCTGAATCTGTTGGGGACGTTTGAGGCGCTTTTAGAGCTCGGCGTCATCCCCGTCGTCAACGAGAACGACTCTGTCTGCATCGAGGAGATTGAATCCGAACACAAGGTGTTCGGCGATAATGATACGCTTTCGGCCGTCGTGGCAACGCTCGTTGACGCTGATTTACTCGTCATCCTTTCAGACATCGACGGGCTATTTGACAAAGACCCCCGGAAAAACAAAGACGCCAGCCTCATCCCGGTTGTCGACGCGGTAGATGGCGACCTGCTTGCCGAAATCGGCGGCGCGGGGACGGCGTTTGGTACAGGCGGGATGCAAACAAAGCTGGCGGCCGCCAAAATCGCGACAGAAAACGGGATTGACATGGTGATTACAAACGGCGCAAACCCCCGGAATCTCTATGACATTCTGGAAGGGAAGGGCGTTGGAACGCTGTTTCGAAAGAAGGGAAAAAAGGCATGA
- a CDS encoding diaminopimelate decarboxylase — protein sequence MKKPFVTLEQLKTIDETIPTPYHLYDEKGIRENARRLYRAFSWNKGFKEYFAVKATPTPAILKILKEEGCGVDCSSMTELMMSERCGFAGSDIMFSSNATPVAEFEKALALGAIINLDDITHIDALSALGPIPETISCRFNPGGVFAISNTIMDNPGDAKYGMTREQLFEAYRMLKTLGAKEFGLHAFLASNTMSNDYYPQLASILFELAVDLQRETGAEIAFINLSGGVGIPYRPEQAENDIMLIGEGVRQAYEAVFGPAGMTPAICTELGRFMLGPYGCLVTRAIQEKHIYKEYIGLDACASNLMRPAMYGAYHHITVMGKEDAPCDHVYDITGSLCENNDKFAVDRALPRIDMGDFLVLHDTGAHGHAMGYNYNGKLRSAELLLREDGSVTMIRRAETPEDYFATAIF from the coding sequence ATGAAGAAACCATTTGTCACCTTGGAGCAGCTGAAAACAATAGACGAAACAATCCCGACGCCTTATCATCTATACGATGAAAAGGGCATCCGTGAAAATGCAAGACGCCTGTACAGGGCTTTTTCATGGAACAAGGGCTTTAAAGAATATTTCGCCGTGAAGGCCACGCCGACGCCCGCGATCTTAAAAATTCTCAAGGAGGAGGGCTGCGGCGTTGACTGCTCGTCGATGACGGAGCTGATGATGAGCGAGCGGTGCGGCTTTGCCGGTTCGGACATCATGTTTTCGTCCAACGCCACGCCTGTTGCCGAATTTGAAAAGGCTCTTGCGCTCGGCGCAATCATCAACCTAGACGACATCACGCATATTGATGCTTTATCGGCTCTCGGCCCAATCCCGGAGACGATCAGCTGCCGGTTTAACCCCGGCGGTGTCTTTGCCATATCGAACACCATTATGGACAATCCGGGCGACGCTAAATACGGCATGACAAGAGAACAGCTATTTGAAGCCTATCGCATGCTCAAGACGCTCGGCGCGAAAGAATTCGGCCTGCACGCGTTTCTGGCGAGCAACACGATGTCCAACGACTATTACCCGCAATTGGCGTCCATTCTTTTTGAGTTGGCTGTCGATCTCCAGCGCGAGACAGGCGCTGAAATCGCCTTTATCAACCTCTCCGGCGGCGTTGGCATCCCATACCGCCCGGAGCAGGCGGAAAATGACATCATGCTCATCGGCGAAGGCGTTCGTCAGGCGTATGAGGCGGTTTTCGGCCCGGCAGGGATGACACCGGCCATCTGTACGGAGCTCGGGCGTTTTATGCTTGGGCCTTACGGCTGCCTCGTGACCCGCGCTATCCAGGAAAAGCATATTTATAAAGAATATATCGGCCTGGACGCTTGCGCCAGCAACCTCATGCGCCCGGCGATGTATGGGGCGTATCATCACATCACGGTGATGGGGAAGGAAGACGCGCCCTGTGACCACGTCTATGATATCACGGGATCGCTTTGTGAAAATAACGACAAGTTTGCCGTTGACAGAGCCCTGCCAAGGATCGATATGGGCGACTTTCTGGTGCTGCACGACACAGGTGCGCACGGACACGCCATGGGCTACAACTATAACGGCAAGCTGCGCTCGGCTGAACTCCTGCTCCGTGAGGACGGGAGCGTGACTATGATTCGCCGCGCGGAAACGCCGGAGGACTATTTCGCCACAGCGATATTTTAA
- a CDS encoding APC family permease — protein sequence MKRNTLKSFFFGRPLHSDALNDERYAVAWGLPILSSDAISSVAYAGQEILTVLLPAIGLLAFRQLTVISGIIIVLLFMLMLSYRQTIDCYPNGGGAYTVAKENLGTMAGIIAGAALAVDYILTVSVSISSGVQQIASAFEPVAPYTVPICVFLILLIAIGNLRGLRESSRIFGVPTYAFILGIVIMLITGFIKATGGNLPSAPPPSVEGITGPLTMILMLKAFSNGCAAVTGIEAVSNGVPNFKEPSRKNAKLVLLLLALIIFLLFGGTAVLANFYKVDPTHGKAMLVLIADEIFGHGFMFYYITITTFIILILAANTAYSGFPMLISVMSKDKYMPRQLSMRGNRLSYDSGIAVLSIAAALLIVLFNAKVEKLIGLYAIGVFISFTLSQSGMFLRWIRTRERHWQLKALINGIGSIVTAAVVVIIAITKFDQGAWIVVILIPILVLMMFKIKKHYTEVHDQLRVEPEEYYAALHCANYKNRVIVPVESINRASIRALRYAKSISDNVTAFNVVIDKETGEKNKQKYDMLKSDIPLVIKYSPYREIVGPLVEFIESAEYDLTENDIVSVILPQFMVQKKWHRILHNNTRVHIERQLLKHKQIVVCTIPLQLQDDSAT from the coding sequence ATCAAACGGAATACACTCAAAAGCTTCTTTTTTGGAAGACCACTGCACAGCGATGCGCTTAATGATGAAAGATATGCTGTTGCGTGGGGTTTGCCGATTCTCTCGAGCGATGCCATTTCATCCGTCGCGTACGCCGGGCAGGAAATTCTGACGGTGCTGCTGCCGGCGATAGGGCTTCTCGCCTTCCGGCAGTTGACGGTGATTTCTGGCATTATTATTGTTCTGCTGTTCATGCTGATGCTATCCTACAGGCAGACAATTGACTGTTATCCCAACGGTGGCGGCGCGTACACCGTTGCCAAGGAAAATCTAGGCACTATGGCGGGAATTATTGCCGGTGCCGCGCTTGCCGTTGACTACATACTGACGGTGTCCGTCAGTATCTCGTCCGGCGTCCAGCAGATTGCCTCGGCGTTTGAGCCGGTCGCACCGTATACCGTGCCGATCTGCGTTTTTCTGATTCTTCTGATAGCCATCGGCAATCTCCGCGGCCTGCGCGAATCCTCCCGCATCTTTGGTGTGCCGACATATGCGTTTATCCTCGGTATTGTGATCATGCTTATCACCGGATTTATCAAGGCGACTGGCGGGAATCTGCCATCGGCGCCGCCGCCGTCGGTTGAGGGCATTACCGGGCCTTTAACGATGATTTTGATGCTCAAAGCCTTTTCAAACGGTTGCGCGGCCGTTACCGGTATTGAGGCCGTCAGCAACGGCGTGCCGAATTTCAAAGAGCCGTCGCGCAAAAACGCCAAGCTCGTGTTGCTGTTATTAGCGTTGATCATTTTTCTTTTGTTTGGCGGCACGGCCGTTCTCGCCAACTTTTACAAAGTGGACCCGACGCACGGCAAGGCTATGCTCGTGCTCATCGCTGATGAAATATTTGGCCACGGCTTTATGTTCTACTACATTACAATTACGACGTTTATCATCCTGATTCTGGCGGCAAACACAGCGTATTCGGGTTTCCCGATGCTGATTTCCGTCATGTCGAAGGACAAATACATGCCGCGCCAGCTGAGCATGCGCGGCAATCGCCTGAGCTATGACAGTGGCATCGCCGTTTTATCCATCGCGGCGGCGTTATTGATCGTCTTGTTTAATGCGAAGGTCGAAAAGCTAATTGGCTTATACGCCATCGGCGTTTTCATCTCGTTTACGCTGTCGCAGTCCGGCATGTTTTTGCGGTGGATTCGCACGCGTGAGCGACACTGGCAATTAAAAGCGCTCATCAACGGTATCGGCTCGATTGTAACGGCGGCCGTCGTCGTAATTATTGCCATTACAAAATTTGACCAGGGCGCATGGATCGTTGTGATTCTCATCCCGATTCTCGTTCTTATGATGTTTAAAATCAAAAAGCACTACACCGAGGTGCACGACCAATTGCGCGTTGAGCCGGAGGAATACTACGCGGCGCTCCATTGCGCCAATTATAAAAACCGCGTGATCGTCCCCGTCGAGAGCATCAACCGCGCCAGCATCCGCGCGCTGCGATACGCCAAGTCGATCTCCGACAATGTAACAGCCTTCAACGTCGTCATCGACAAGGAAACGGGCGAGAAAAACAAACAGAAATACGACATGCTCAAATCAGACATTCCGCTTGTTATCAAGTATTCACCATACCGCGAAATTGTCGGCCCGCTTGTGGAATTCATTGAATCGGCAGAGTACGACCTCACGGAAAACGACATCGTCTCCGTCATCCTGCCGCAGTTTATGGTGCAGAAAAAATGGCACCGGATCCTTCATAACAACACGCGTGTTCATATCGAGCGGCAGCTGCTAAAGCATAAGCAGATTGTCGTTTGCACGATTCCATTGCAGTTGCAGGACGACAGCGCAACATAA
- a CDS encoding peptidoglycan DD-metalloendopeptidase family protein, giving the protein MKYIRALLKASVAIVLFGALLFPAAVFSAQAANVTSAAGQITAGALNVRSAPGTTGKILTSLPYGSYVTLISPSGTWWRVEYAPGTYGYMSGAYIKYVGGTFAATATSGSGSVSVRSGSASSYPVTGTVLSGRTVLVLHDNGSWSWILYNGSKTGCVPDTALRSMMAWPVPASHKINQYFSAAHEGLDIGASVHGVSGDAVVAAQYGKVVYSGWLNGYGYVVYVNSIYNGQPIQTRYAHLASMPLVTAGSVVGAGQKIGVMGNSGTSSGVHLHFEVCLRNSNSDCIANADSTPANPLDYIK; this is encoded by the coding sequence ATGAAATACATTAGGGCATTGTTGAAAGCCAGCGTTGCGATTGTCCTTTTTGGGGCACTGCTCTTCCCCGCCGCGGTGTTCTCCGCGCAAGCGGCGAACGTCACATCAGCAGCCGGTCAAATAACCGCCGGGGCGCTCAACGTCAGAAGTGCGCCGGGTACAACAGGCAAAATCCTCACGAGCCTGCCATATGGGTCATATGTGACGCTGATTTCGCCGTCAGGCACGTGGTGGCGCGTCGAGTACGCACCGGGCACGTATGGGTATATGAGCGGCGCTTACATAAAATATGTCGGCGGCACATTTGCCGCGACAGCCACGAGCGGCAGCGGGTCCGTTTCCGTTCGAAGCGGCTCGGCGTCTTCCTATCCCGTCACCGGCACCGTCTTAAGCGGCAGAACCGTTCTTGTATTGCACGATAACGGCTCCTGGAGCTGGATATTATATAACGGCTCAAAAACCGGCTGCGTGCCGGACACAGCGCTGCGCTCGATGATGGCCTGGCCCGTCCCGGCCAGTCACAAAATCAATCAGTATTTTTCCGCTGCGCACGAAGGGCTTGATATCGGCGCCTCTGTCCATGGCGTCTCCGGCGACGCGGTCGTTGCCGCCCAATACGGTAAGGTTGTCTATAGCGGGTGGCTAAACGGCTACGGTTACGTTGTCTATGTCAATTCCATCTACAACGGCCAGCCGATTCAGACGCGTTATGCCCATCTGGCTTCCATGCCGCTTGTCACGGCCGGGTCTGTTGTCGGAGCCGGGCAAAAAATCGGCGTTATGGGCAACAGCGGGACATCGTCCGGCGTTCATTTGCATTTTGAGGTTTGTCTGAGAAACTCGAACAGTGACTGTATCGCCAACGCCGACTCGACACCTGCCAATCCGCTTGATTATATCAAATAA
- a CDS encoding GGDEF domain-containing protein has product MTEPTTIFQAVFQNSPVGLVIVNPDTTVRDANRYMLKSFHLTPEALSGERFGNVFNCSDILEEQEVCGNGDACKTCPLRSALETVLQTGTVITDAEVDHNFHIDGVTHQKWFVVSATRVVSDGDVFAIVAFADITAQKEYEQLLNSQLSLDLATGITNKYALLNALKNLSVSKENITLAMIDFDDFKLINDTLGHLAGDKVLCIFSECAASLTRKQDILGRFGGEEFMLVMPGQSSELMLETLLNISKTLQDRCEKELHIRPTFSAGVTEVLLDADGELDVWAVISQADTNLYEAKKRGKKKVVFDGGEFPL; this is encoded by the coding sequence ATGACAGAACCAACCACCATCTTTCAGGCCGTCTTTCAGAATTCGCCGGTCGGGCTTGTCATTGTCAACCCGGATACGACGGTTCGTGACGCCAACCGATATATGCTGAAAAGCTTTCATTTAACGCCGGAGGCGCTGAGCGGTGAGCGTTTCGGCAATGTTTTCAACTGCTCGGATATTCTTGAAGAGCAAGAGGTTTGCGGCAACGGTGATGCGTGCAAGACTTGCCCTCTGCGCAGTGCGCTGGAGACCGTTTTGCAAACGGGTACGGTGATTACAGACGCGGAGGTTGACCACAATTTTCATATCGACGGCGTCACGCACCAGAAGTGGTTTGTTGTCAGCGCCACGCGCGTTGTCAGTGACGGTGATGTTTTTGCGATCGTCGCATTTGCCGATATCACAGCGCAGAAAGAGTATGAGCAGTTGCTCAACAGCCAGCTTTCCCTTGATCTGGCGACCGGCATAACGAACAAATACGCGCTGTTAAACGCCTTGAAAAATCTGTCGGTTTCAAAAGAGAATATTACGCTTGCCATGATCGATTTCGACGACTTTAAGCTGATTAACGATACGCTCGGCCATCTTGCCGGTGATAAGGTGCTGTGCATTTTTTCCGAATGCGCGGCTTCCCTCACGCGCAAACAGGACATCCTCGGCCGCTTCGGCGGTGAGGAATTCATGCTTGTTATGCCGGGGCAGTCCAGCGAACTAATGCTAGAGACGCTGTTGAATATCTCAAAAACATTGCAGGACAGATGTGAGAAGGAACTGCACATCCGCCCGACGTTCAGCGCGGGCGTTACGGAAGTTCTCTTAGACGCCGACGGAGAGCTTGACGTTTGGGCTGTCATTTCACAAGCTGATACGAACCTTTACGAGGCGAAAAAAAGAGGGAAGAAGAAAGTTGTGTTTGACGGGGGAGAATTTCCGCTCTAA